AGCCATGGAGAAGCTGACCGTGCCCACCCTCATCGTCACGGGCGACGAGGACGAGCCCTGCCTCGAGCCCGCCCTCTTCATGAAGCGCAAGATCCGCTCGTCCGGCCTCGTGGTCATGCCCAAGGCCGGGCACACCGTCAACCTGGAGGACCCCGACGCCTTCAACCGGATCGTCCTCGATTTCCTCACGGCCGTGGATGCGGGACGCTGGCCCCTGCGCAATCCCGCGTCCATCAGCACCTCCGCCATCCTGCCCCCCGAGCCAGCCCGACAAGGAGCGCCGTCGCGAT
This sequence is a window from Candidatus Methylomirabilota bacterium. Protein-coding genes within it:
- a CDS encoding alpha/beta hydrolase, with product AMEKLTVPTLIVTGDEDEPCLEPALFMKRKIRSSGLVVMPKAGHTVNLEDPDAFNRIVLDFLTAVDAGRWPLRNPASISTSAILPPEPARQGAPSR